CGCCGCGCAGGCTGCGCATCATCACACCCATGTTGTGATAGGTGTTGCCGCTGCCGATGATCAGCACGCCCTCGTCGCGCAGGGGCGCCAAGGCTTGACCCAGCGCGATGTGGCGTCCGGGATCGAGATCGCTGGCAAGCGACAGTTGAACACAGGGGAAATCGGCATCGGGAAAGGCGACCTTGAGCGGCACGAACGCGCCGTGGTCAAAGCCGCGCGCGGCGTCTTTCGCCGCCGGTAGACCGGCGGCACGGATCAGATGATGAACACGGTCGGCCAGCACAGGATCACCGGGGGCGGGCCAACTCAGTTCATAGGTGTGAGGCGGGAAACCGCCATAGTCGAACAGAAGCGGCGGGGCGGGGTTGGTCTGAACGGTGAACGCACGCTCCTCCCAATGACCCGAGATCACCAAGAGCGCCTTCGGACGATCGGGCAACGTGCCGGGCAGGCTCTGCAGGAACTGGCGGTGCCGGTCCCATTCATCCGGCGGGTTCCAATCCATGAAAAAGCAGGGACCGCCTCCATGAGGGATGAACACCGTTGGCATGCGAGTCATATCTGATTGTCCCTCCCGGCCTGACGGAAATGCTGAAGTTCGAGGCGCAAGACTGTGCAGCCGGAGCGCCTGTCAGACCTGTTGTCCTCTCATCACATTGCCATGAGGCGATTTGACCGCGCGGACGCGGTTTTGTGTCAGGAAGGAAACCACAAGCGCGACCAGAGCCAAGAGAGCGGGGGGCCAGCCGGGATCGCCCGCGCTCACATGCGCCGATACCGCCAGAAGAAGGTGCCAGAACATCGCGGCATAAGCGAAGTCAGTCAGAAAAGCCGAGGGACGCCAGAGTATCACGATCGCGGCCACGATCTTCACAGCGGCAAGCGGCCAGATCAGGTAGGTCGGGTAGCCAAGCATGCTCTCTACATCCCCGTCACCATGTCATTGGCCGTGACGTAGAAGATCGCCCCTCCCAGATAGACCAGGGCGACGAACCCTGTTGCAATCCAATAAGTGATACGCACCGTCCTGTCGCTCATGCCATCTTCCCTTTGCTTGCGTTGAATGTTGCCCGCTTGGTCGAGAATAGTTGAGTTACGGCGGAAATCAAAGTAGGAACGGAAAAGTAACTGCAGCAACAGGGAGTGGACACCGATGCCCAAGACGCCGCCACAGTGCCCGATGGACTCGATCCTGCGTCTGCTCATGGGGCCGTGGACGACCTACATCATCTGGGTTCTGATTGACAAAGGGCCGCAACGATTCGGAGCGCTGAGACGCTCCGTGCCGGGGATATCGACGCGAATGCTGACCGAACGCCTGCGGATGCTCCAAGGCGCCGGGGTCATATGGCGGGAACAGGCGGAGACGATCCCGCCTGCGGTGACCTATGGCTTGACGCAGCGTGGTGACGACCTGCGAAGCGTTCTGGACTCGCTCGGAGAAATCGCGGATCGGTGGAAGGCTGAAGGGGTCTTTGAAGGGGCAATGGACCGGATGCCGCTTAAAATGGGCAAACCCGGCAAGCGAGCCTTGTCTGCAAGCCCCGACGGGTGAGGGGAAGCCAGGCAAGAGATCGTTCGTAAGTTGGCAATACCTCCGCTCGCTTGCCGCGATTGATCTCGGATGGGTGCCGGGGATGTCTCCCTCACTAGTCACTGCCAAGTGTCTATGTTTGCACGGGGCATGGCGGTTTGCCACTTTCACTCGGCTGGGGCGGAGGCTCGCGTCGGTAAGGTTTCGGTGCGGGCTCAGGTCGGTTTCTCCCGTGCCTCCTGCAACGGTACGATATCCGATGGCTCTACGTCCGGGCGGTCGGCTTCGACCGCTTTCAACGGCTCGACAGGTGTCAATCCGGCAAGGCAGGCGCGCGCGAGTTCCTGATACTCGGCCGTTCCCCGTGTTTTCCACGCGACTTCATTCTCGGTGACTGCACGGATCACCTTGGCCGGTGATCCAACCACCATTGAGCGCGGCGGGATCACCATTTCACCCCGGACAAACGCCTGCGCACCGACAATCGATTCCGCGCCGAGCTCCACACCGTCCATGATGACCGCGTTCATTCCGACAAGGGCGTTTCGACCGACGATGCAGCCATGCAGGATCGCACCGTGGCCGATATGCCCGTCGGTTTCGACGACCGCTGCTCGGCCGGGAAAGGAATGAATGATGCAATTATCCTGTATATTGGCCCCGTCACCAATCTCGATCTTGCCAAAATCGCCTCGCAGGCTTGCTCCGGGTCCGATATAACAGCCATGACCGAGAACGACATTTCCTATGAGCACTGCCTGGGGATGAACGAACGTATCCTCGGGAACGACCGGCACAAATCCTTTGAAACTATAGCAATTCGCCATCCAGCTCTCCATTTCTCGTCGCGGGCGTCCGTAGTTGCGGGAACCAAACGCGCATCTTCCCAAAATCCCCCGAGCAACGATTTTCCCGGAAACTTGCACGCTCAACTGTTTAAGACGCCCTGCTGAACGATTCAAACACATGTTAGAAAACCGGGCAAGTAAACATCACCCACGCAGGGGCGATGTTGACAGGCGTCCGTTCCAGGGTGTTAAAATCTAACAACTGGTAGAAAATGGTCCGGCATCGGCGTTGGAACGTGGCGGATGGAAAGCGGGAGAGAGACATGAACGGCAAAGCCTATGTCACAGGCGTTGGAATGGTGGCCTTTCAGAAACCGGGCAAGTCTGAAAGCTACGACGTGATGGCTGCGAAGGCGGCGCGCACGGCGCTGGAGGACGCCGGACTCGACTACGACAAGGTTCAGCAGGCCTATGCCGGCTATGTCTATGGCGACAGCACCTGCGGCCAGCGCGCGCTCTACCGGGTTGGGATGACCGGAATACCCGTCATCAACGTCAACAACAACTGCTCGACCGGCTCGACCGCGCTGTTCCTGGCGCGCCAGGCGGTCGAAAGCGGCGCGGTGGACTGTGCTCTGGCGCTGGGTTTCGAACAGATGCAACCCGGCGCCATCGGCGCGATGTTCAGCGATCGGGTCAGCCCTTTTGCGGCCTTTGACGAAGAAACCGACAACCTGGTGGGCAATGCCGAGGTCCCGCTTGCGCTGCGGTATTTCGGTGGTGCGGGCAAAGCGCATATGGAAGAGTTCGGCACCACGCTGGAGACCTTCGCCAAGATCCGCGCCAAGGCCAGTCGGCATGCGGCCAAGAACCCGGTTGCCCTGTTCCGGCAGGAAGTGACGCCGGAAGACGTCATGGCGGCTCAGGTCGTCTGGCCCGGCGTGATGACCAAGCTGATGGCCTGCCCGCCGACCTGTGGCGCGGCC
The genomic region above belongs to Mesorhizobium sp. J428 and contains:
- a CDS encoding transferase hexapeptide repeat family protein, with translation MANCYSFKGFVPVVPEDTFVHPQAVLIGNVVLGHGCYIGPGASLRGDFGKIEIGDGANIQDNCIIHSFPGRAAVVETDGHIGHGAILHGCIVGRNALVGMNAVIMDGVELGAESIVGAQAFVRGEMVIPPRSMVVGSPAKVIRAVTENEVAWKTRGTAEYQELARACLAGLTPVEPLKAVEADRPDVEPSDIVPLQEAREKPT
- a CDS encoding class III extradiol ring-cleavage dioxygenase, with the protein product MTRMPTVFIPHGGGPCFFMDWNPPDEWDRHRQFLQSLPGTLPDRPKALLVISGHWEERAFTVQTNPAPPLLFDYGGFPPHTYELSWPAPGDPVLADRVHHLIRAAGLPAAKDAARGFDHGAFVPLKVAFPDADFPCVQLSLASDLDPGRHIALGQALAPLRDEGVLIIGSGNTYHNMGVMMRSLRGGPRGDTVGGTFDAWLTEAVTCPDAGERNRRLTYWSKAPGGRDAHPREEHLIPLHVIAGAAGADIGRKTLDDHVLGAVESAFRFG
- a CDS encoding helix-turn-helix domain-containing protein, which codes for MPKTPPQCPMDSILRLLMGPWTTYIIWVLIDKGPQRFGALRRSVPGISTRMLTERLRMLQGAGVIWREQAETIPPAVTYGLTQRGDDLRSVLDSLGEIADRWKAEGVFEGAMDRMPLKMGKPGKRALSASPDG